The following coding sequences are from one Macaca nemestrina isolate mMacNem1 chromosome 1, mMacNem.hap1, whole genome shotgun sequence window:
- the LOC112427234 gene encoding large ribosomal subunit protein uL16-like: MVSDEYEQLSSEALEAAGICANKYMVKSCGKDGVHIRVRLHPFHVMRINKMLSCAGADRLQTGMRGAFGKPQGTVARVHIGQVIMSIRTKLQNKEHVMEALRRAKFKFPGRQKIHISKKWGFTKFSADEFEDMVAEKRLIPDGCGVKYIPNHGPLDKWRALHS; the protein is encoded by the coding sequence ATGGTGTCAGATGAATATGAGCAGCTGTCCTCTGAAGCCCTGGAGGCTGCCGGAATTTGTGCCAATAAGTACATGGTAAAAAGTTGTGGCAAGGATGGCGTCCATATCCGGGTGCGGCTCCACCCCTTCCACGTCATGCGCATCAACAAGATGTTGTCCTGTGCTGGGGCTGACAGGCTCCAAACAGGCATGCGAGGTGCTTTTGGAAAGCCCCAGGGCACTGTGGCCAGGGTTCACATTGGCCAAGTTATCATGTCCATCCGCACCAAGCTGCAGAACAAGGAGCATGTGATGGAGGCCCTGCGCAGGGCCAAGTTCAAGTTTCCTGGCCGCCAGAAGATCCACATCTCAAAGAAGTGGGGCTTCACCAAGTTCAGTGCTGATGAATTTGAAGACATGGTGGCTGAAAAGCGGCTCATCCCAGATGGCTGTGGGGTCAAGTACATCCCCAATCATGGTCCTCTGGACAAATGGCGGGCCCTGCACTCATGA